A single Calypte anna isolate BGI_N300 chromosome 5A, bCalAnn1_v1.p, whole genome shotgun sequence DNA region contains:
- the PTGR2 gene encoding prostaglandin reductase 2 isoform X1 — MIIERVVLNSRPGKNGVPVAENFRLEQSTIADTIQAGQVRVRTLYLSVDPYMRCRMNEDTGSDYLLPWQLSEVADGGGIGVVEESKHDNLATGDFVTSFSWPWQTVAILDGSLLQKLIPQLVNGHLSYFLGAAGMTGLTALLGIKEKGHVAVGANQTMVVSGAAGACGSLAGQIGHLEGCSRVVGIAGTDEKCSILVQEMGFDAAINYKKGNVAEQLRELCPDGVDVYFDNVGGDISDTVISQMNQNSHIILCGQISQYNKDVPYPPPLPPDIEKIQKERNITRERFLVLNYMDKQEACILQLCQWIQEGKLKVRETVVEGLANIGAAFQSMMSGGNIGKQIVSVSK; from the exons ATGATCATAgagagagtggtgctgaattCCCGCCCTG GTAAGAATGGAGTGCCAGTGGCTGAGAACTTCCGACTGGAACAAAGTACAATAGCAGATACAATCCAAGCAGGACAAGTTCGTGTTAGAACCCTGTATCTCTCTGTGGACCCTTACATG CGCTGCCGAATGAATGAGGACACGGGCTCGGATtacctcctgccctggcagctctCTGAAGTTGCTGATGGTGGGGGCATTGGGGTTGTGGAGGAGAGTAAGCATGATAACCTTGCCACAGGAGACTTTGTGACTTCCTTCAGCTGGCCCTGGCAGACAGTGGCAATTCTAGATGGAAGCTTGCTACAAAAG CTCATTCCACAGCTTGTGAATGGACACCTTTCCTACTTCCTGGGGGCAGCTGGCATGACAGGACTGACAGCCCTGCTGGGTATAAAGGAGAAGGGACACGTGGCTGTGGGTGCCAATCAGACCATGGTGGTGAGCGGCGCAGCCGGTGCATGTGGCTCCTTGGCTGGCCAG ATTGGCCATCTAGAGGGCTGCTCCAGAGTGGTGGGGATTGCTGGCACAGATGAAAAGTGCTCCATTTTGGTCCAAGAAATGGGGTTTGATGCTGCTATCAATTACAAGAAGGGGAATGTGGCAGAACAGCTCCGTGAACTCTGCCCAGATGGTGTGGATGTTTACTTTGACAATGTTGGTGGAGACATCAGTGATACAGTTATAAGCCAG ATGAATCAGAACAGCCATATCATCCTGTGTGGACAGATTTCTCAGTATAACAAAGATGTGCCTTATCCTCCTCCCTTGCCTCCTGAcatagaaaaaatacagaaagaaaggaacatCACAAG ggagAGATTCTTAGTGTTGAACTATATGGACAAACAAGAAGCTTGTATATTACAGCTCTGCCAGTGGATCCAAGAGGGTAAACTGAAG GTCAGAGAGACAGTGGTAGAAGGCTTAGCAAACATTGGTG
- the PTGR2 gene encoding prostaglandin reductase 2 isoform X2, which translates to MNEDTGSDYLLPWQLSEVADGGGIGVVEESKHDNLATGDFVTSFSWPWQTVAILDGSLLQKLIPQLVNGHLSYFLGAAGMTGLTALLGIKEKGHVAVGANQTMVVSGAAGACGSLAGQIGHLEGCSRVVGIAGTDEKCSILVQEMGFDAAINYKKGNVAEQLRELCPDGVDVYFDNVGGDISDTVISQMNQNSHIILCGQISQYNKDVPYPPPLPPDIEKIQKERNITRERFLVLNYMDKQEACILQLCQWIQEGKLKVRETVVEGLANIGAAFQSMMSGGNIGKQIVSVSK; encoded by the exons ATGAATGAGGACACGGGCTCGGATtacctcctgccctggcagctctCTGAAGTTGCTGATGGTGGGGGCATTGGGGTTGTGGAGGAGAGTAAGCATGATAACCTTGCCACAGGAGACTTTGTGACTTCCTTCAGCTGGCCCTGGCAGACAGTGGCAATTCTAGATGGAAGCTTGCTACAAAAG CTCATTCCACAGCTTGTGAATGGACACCTTTCCTACTTCCTGGGGGCAGCTGGCATGACAGGACTGACAGCCCTGCTGGGTATAAAGGAGAAGGGACACGTGGCTGTGGGTGCCAATCAGACCATGGTGGTGAGCGGCGCAGCCGGTGCATGTGGCTCCTTGGCTGGCCAG ATTGGCCATCTAGAGGGCTGCTCCAGAGTGGTGGGGATTGCTGGCACAGATGAAAAGTGCTCCATTTTGGTCCAAGAAATGGGGTTTGATGCTGCTATCAATTACAAGAAGGGGAATGTGGCAGAACAGCTCCGTGAACTCTGCCCAGATGGTGTGGATGTTTACTTTGACAATGTTGGTGGAGACATCAGTGATACAGTTATAAGCCAG ATGAATCAGAACAGCCATATCATCCTGTGTGGACAGATTTCTCAGTATAACAAAGATGTGCCTTATCCTCCTCCCTTGCCTCCTGAcatagaaaaaatacagaaagaaaggaacatCACAAG ggagAGATTCTTAGTGTTGAACTATATGGACAAACAAGAAGCTTGTATATTACAGCTCTGCCAGTGGATCCAAGAGGGTAAACTGAAG GTCAGAGAGACAGTGGTAGAAGGCTTAGCAAACATTGGTG